Proteins from one Amycolatopsis benzoatilytica AK 16/65 genomic window:
- a CDS encoding glycerate kinase, which produces MTRVVIAPDKFKGSLTAVEVTEAIAQGVRDVVPDAEIAACPVADGGEGTLEVLENAGGSVVRKTVRGPLGDPVDARYVLLDGTAYIESARACGIEFVTPSPEVALTAHTWGVGELLNDALARGARRLVLTVGGTASTDGGAGMLAAMGAAVVDSAGGPVGLGGGALARVANVDLAPARERLGAVPVAVATDVTNPLLGTNGAAAVFGPQKGARPADVQTLDDALSQWAKALVQAGAPDASDLPGAGAGGGVAAGAIAGLGATVESGFDLIAALVGVDTALRGADLVITGEGSLDEQSLAGKAPAGIAARAGQAGVPLLVLAGRIQLDTAALAGLGVVGSSALIDHAPSLDYARAHAAELLRERTAALVREWLQSR; this is translated from the coding sequence ATGACCCGGGTCGTGATCGCGCCGGACAAGTTCAAGGGGAGCTTGACCGCGGTCGAGGTAACCGAAGCGATCGCGCAAGGCGTGCGCGACGTCGTGCCGGATGCCGAGATCGCCGCGTGCCCGGTCGCGGACGGCGGCGAGGGAACGCTCGAAGTCCTGGAGAACGCCGGCGGTTCGGTGGTGCGCAAGACAGTGCGCGGCCCGCTCGGCGATCCGGTCGACGCGCGCTACGTGCTGCTCGACGGCACGGCGTACATCGAGTCGGCGCGCGCGTGCGGGATCGAGTTCGTGACGCCGAGTCCGGAAGTCGCGCTGACCGCGCACACCTGGGGCGTCGGCGAGTTGCTGAACGATGCCCTGGCCCGAGGCGCGCGGCGGCTCGTGCTGACCGTCGGCGGCACTGCCAGCACCGACGGCGGCGCCGGAATGCTCGCCGCGATGGGGGCTGCGGTCGTCGATTCGGCAGGCGGACCCGTGGGCCTGGGCGGCGGTGCCCTGGCGCGCGTCGCGAATGTCGACTTGGCCCCGGCGCGCGAACGCCTCGGCGCGGTTCCGGTGGCAGTCGCGACGGACGTGACCAACCCGCTGCTCGGCACGAACGGCGCGGCTGCTGTCTTCGGCCCGCAGAAGGGCGCACGCCCGGCTGACGTGCAAACCCTGGACGACGCGTTGTCGCAGTGGGCCAAAGCGCTCGTCCAGGCGGGCGCGCCGGACGCTTCCGACCTTCCGGGGGCCGGAGCGGGCGGCGGTGTCGCCGCGGGCGCGATCGCCGGGCTGGGCGCGACCGTCGAGTCCGGCTTCGACCTGATCGCGGCGCTGGTCGGGGTAGACACCGCCTTGCGCGGAGCGGACCTCGTGATCACCGGAGAGGGTTCGCTGGACGAGCAGTCGCTGGCCGGCAAAGCCCCGGCGGGCATCGCGGCGCGAGCCGGGCAGGCTGGCGTCCCGCTGCTGGTACTGGCCGGCCGGATCCAGCTGGACACGGCCGCACTGGCCGGACTGGGCGTGGTCGGCAGCAGCGCGCTCATCGACCACGCACCGTCACTGGACTACGCCCGGGCGCACGCCGCGGAACTGCTGCGCGAACGGACGGCAGCGCTGGTCCGGGAGTGGCTGCAATCGAGGTGA
- the shbA gene encoding RNA polymerase sigma factor ShbA: protein MTAPSKTSHSADSGVAGYVRPETLPRPGARLTKEDLDPLVRAAGQGDRTAIAGLLHVLRPVVARYCRARMGGRDLSYLSADDVAQDVCMAVLKALPDYQDRGGSFLYLVHAIAANKVADAYRAVARDRSEPVPELPEHPLSHGNEPETHALRLDLGSRLQELLTRLAPLQQEILALRIVVGLSANETAETLGISAGNVRVTQHRALTKLREMVQGLDL, encoded by the coding sequence ATGACAGCACCGTCGAAGACGTCCCACAGCGCGGACTCCGGTGTCGCGGGGTACGTAAGACCCGAAACGCTGCCGCGGCCCGGCGCGCGCCTGACCAAGGAAGACCTCGATCCGCTCGTGCGCGCTGCGGGCCAGGGCGACCGGACCGCCATCGCCGGTCTGCTGCACGTTCTCCGCCCGGTCGTCGCCCGCTACTGCCGAGCCCGGATGGGCGGCCGCGACCTGTCCTACCTGTCCGCCGACGACGTCGCCCAGGACGTCTGCATGGCGGTTCTCAAGGCCCTGCCCGACTATCAGGACCGCGGAGGTTCGTTCCTCTACCTCGTGCACGCGATCGCCGCCAACAAGGTCGCCGACGCCTACCGGGCGGTGGCGCGCGACCGTTCCGAGCCGGTGCCCGAGCTGCCGGAACACCCGCTCAGCCACGGAAACGAGCCAGAAACGCACGCATTGCGGCTCGACCTCGGCAGCCGCTTGCAGGAACTGCTCACCCGGCTCGCCCCGCTGCAGCAGGAAATCCTCGCGCTGCGCATCGTCGTCGGGCTCAGCGCGAACGAGACCGCCGAAACGCTCGGCATCTCGGCCGGCAACGTCCGCGTCACCCAGCATCGCGCTCTGACCAAACTCCGCGAAATGGTGCAGGGCCTGGACCTCTGA
- a CDS encoding ABC transporter permease yields the protein MTDLMSDPQTALPAPLAKRRKTAWLRELALLPALVVVFVIGGLISDTFFTFDNVISILSAAAALSLVVLGESLVLLTGKFDLSLESTMGIAPAIGAMLVIPAASSGFGTQWPAALGLVAIPVVGALIGFVNGFLIVKLKLNAFIVTLAMLTVLRGTQIGTTNGKTLFDHLDAFTGLATTTFAGLPMSVWLAAVLFVVFGLGLRYHRVGRSLYAIGGNREAARAAGIRVDRISWAVFVVAGVLAAIGGLAYTGYVGALGAGQGDGLILQVFAAAVIGGVSLDGGRGTLVGALTGVLLLQSVDSLLRIAQVPAEWLKAIYGGIILVALIISRYAGGKPQT from the coding sequence ATGACTGACCTGATGAGCGACCCGCAGACGGCGCTGCCCGCGCCGCTCGCCAAGCGGCGGAAGACGGCGTGGCTGCGCGAGCTGGCGCTGCTGCCCGCGCTCGTGGTCGTGTTCGTGATCGGCGGGCTGATCAGCGACACGTTCTTCACCTTCGACAACGTGATCAGCATCCTGTCCGCGGCGGCCGCGCTGTCGCTGGTGGTGCTGGGCGAATCGCTGGTGCTGCTGACCGGAAAGTTCGACCTGTCGCTGGAATCGACGATGGGCATCGCGCCGGCGATCGGCGCGATGCTGGTGATCCCGGCCGCGTCGTCCGGCTTCGGCACGCAGTGGCCGGCCGCTCTGGGCCTGGTCGCGATTCCCGTGGTGGGCGCGCTGATCGGGTTCGTGAACGGCTTCCTGATCGTGAAGCTGAAGCTGAACGCGTTCATCGTGACGCTGGCCATGCTGACCGTGCTGCGCGGAACCCAGATCGGCACGACGAACGGCAAGACGCTGTTCGACCATCTGGACGCGTTCACCGGTTTGGCGACGACGACGTTCGCCGGCCTGCCGATGTCGGTGTGGCTGGCCGCGGTGTTGTTCGTGGTCTTCGGACTGGGCCTGCGCTACCACCGGGTGGGCCGGTCGCTGTACGCCATCGGCGGCAACCGCGAGGCGGCGCGGGCGGCGGGCATCCGGGTGGACCGGATTTCCTGGGCGGTCTTCGTGGTGGCCGGCGTGCTGGCGGCGATCGGCGGCCTGGCCTACACCGGCTACGTCGGCGCGCTCGGCGCCGGCCAGGGCGACGGGCTGATCCTGCAGGTCTTCGCCGCGGCCGTGATCGGCGGCGTCTCGCTGGACGGCGGACGGGGCACGCTGGTCGGCGCTCTGACCGGGGTGCTGCTGCTGCAGTCGGTGGACAGCCTGCTGCGCATCGCCCAGGTCCCGGCGGAATGGCTGAAGGCGATCTACGGCGGGATCATCCTGGTCGCGCTGATCATCAGCCGGTACGCCGGCGGGAAGCCGCAGACCTGA
- a CDS encoding iron-sulfur cluster biosynthesis protein encodes MLTVTEAAAEAITALTAEQGTDSEQSGLRFALQSMEGDGAQLALSVAPSPEDGDRIVGADGGAKVFLEPQAAALLDDKVLDVQQDETGDVAFAVLPQQSA; translated from the coding sequence ATGCTGACCGTCACCGAAGCCGCCGCCGAGGCGATCACCGCGCTGACCGCCGAGCAAGGCACTGATTCCGAACAGAGCGGCCTGCGGTTCGCCCTGCAAAGCATGGAAGGCGACGGGGCACAGCTGGCACTGTCGGTCGCCCCGTCGCCGGAGGACGGCGACCGGATCGTCGGCGCGGACGGCGGGGCGAAGGTCTTCCTCGAGCCCCAGGCCGCCGCTTTGCTCGACGACAAGGTGCTGGACGTCCAGCAGGACGAAACAGGGGATGTCGCGTTCGCAGTGCTGCCGCAGCAGTCCGCCTGA
- a CDS encoding thiolase family protein — MSDAYVLDAIRTPFGRYGGALSGVRPDDLAAGVLRALAERNGLDPSTVDEVLLGDANGAGEDNRNVARMAALLAGWPTSVPGATVNRLCGSGVEATVQASRAIQVGDASLVVAGGVESMSRSPLVMPKPDKAFPAGNQTLYNTALGWRMVNPAMPSHWTVSLGESTELLAERYGISREEQDAFAARSHANAARAWDEGFYDDHVVPVEGVELTRDEGIRPDSTAEKLAKLKTVFRKENGTVTAGNASPLNDGASALLLGDEAAAERLGKTPLARIAGRGAAGVDPDVFGIGPVRAAEIAIERAGIGWDDLAVVELNEAFAAQSLACLKEWSKLDPEIVNVNGGAIAIGHPLGASGGRIIGAVAHQLRRTGARWGLAAICIGVGQGLAVVLENR; from the coding sequence ATGAGCGACGCTTACGTACTCGACGCGATCCGCACCCCCTTCGGGCGCTACGGCGGCGCCCTGTCCGGAGTGCGCCCCGACGACCTCGCCGCGGGCGTCCTGCGCGCGCTGGCCGAGCGCAACGGGCTCGATCCGTCCACTGTGGACGAGGTGCTGCTCGGCGACGCCAACGGCGCGGGGGAGGACAACCGCAATGTGGCGCGCATGGCCGCACTGCTCGCGGGCTGGCCGACGTCGGTTCCCGGGGCGACGGTCAACCGGCTGTGCGGGTCTGGCGTCGAGGCGACTGTGCAGGCCAGCCGGGCCATCCAGGTCGGCGACGCGTCGCTGGTCGTCGCCGGCGGCGTGGAGTCGATGAGCCGCTCGCCGCTGGTGATGCCCAAGCCGGACAAGGCGTTCCCGGCCGGAAACCAGACGCTGTACAACACCGCGCTCGGCTGGCGGATGGTCAACCCGGCGATGCCGTCGCACTGGACGGTTTCCCTCGGCGAGTCCACCGAATTGCTCGCCGAACGCTACGGCATCAGCCGGGAGGAACAGGACGCGTTCGCCGCGCGCAGCCACGCGAACGCCGCCCGGGCGTGGGACGAGGGCTTCTACGACGACCACGTGGTGCCGGTCGAGGGCGTCGAGCTGACCCGGGACGAGGGCATCCGGCCGGACTCCACGGCCGAGAAGCTGGCGAAGCTGAAGACGGTGTTCCGCAAGGAAAACGGCACCGTGACGGCCGGCAACGCGTCTCCGCTGAACGACGGTGCCTCGGCGCTGCTGCTCGGCGACGAGGCCGCGGCCGAACGGCTGGGCAAGACGCCGCTCGCCCGCATCGCCGGACGGGGCGCGGCCGGAGTCGATCCCGACGTGTTCGGCATCGGGCCGGTGCGCGCCGCGGAGATCGCGATCGAGCGGGCCGGAATCGGCTGGGACGACCTCGCCGTGGTGGAGCTGAACGAGGCGTTCGCCGCGCAGTCGCTGGCGTGCCTGAAAGAATGGTCCAAGCTGGATCCGGAGATCGTGAACGTGAACGGCGGCGCCATCGCGATCGGCCACCCGCTCGGCGCGTCCGGCGGCCGGATCATCGGCGCGGTCGCGCACCAGTTGCGCCGCACCGGGGCGCGCTGGGGGCTCGCCGCCATCTGCATCGGCGTCGGCCAGGGCCTGGCCGTCGTGCTCGAGAACCGCTGA
- a CDS encoding CoA-transferase subunit beta yields MSEYTADEMMSIAAARALGEGMSCFVGIGLPSTAANLARRTHAPNLTLIYESGCLGAKPSRLPLSIGDGELADTADAVISVPEVFNYWLQPGRIDVGFLGAAQLDKFGNINTTVIGADYHDPKVRLPGAGGAPEIAASCKEVFVVLRQSKRTFVDKVDFITSFGHGSGRGDRERLGLRGAGPTLVVTDLGLMRPDPETAELTLTELHPGVELEQAVAATGWTLKAAADLKTTPAPTERELTLLRELKKAGE; encoded by the coding sequence ATGAGCGAGTACACCGCCGACGAGATGATGAGCATCGCCGCGGCCCGTGCGCTCGGCGAAGGGATGTCCTGCTTCGTCGGGATCGGGCTGCCCAGCACCGCGGCGAACCTGGCCCGGCGCACGCACGCGCCGAACCTCACGCTGATCTACGAATCGGGCTGTCTCGGCGCGAAGCCGAGCCGGCTGCCGCTGTCGATCGGCGACGGCGAGCTGGCCGACACGGCGGACGCGGTGATCAGCGTGCCCGAGGTGTTCAACTACTGGCTCCAGCCCGGCCGGATCGACGTCGGCTTCCTCGGCGCGGCTCAGCTGGACAAGTTCGGCAACATCAACACCACGGTGATCGGCGCCGACTACCACGATCCGAAGGTGCGGCTGCCCGGCGCGGGCGGCGCGCCCGAGATCGCGGCGTCCTGCAAGGAAGTCTTCGTCGTCCTGCGGCAGAGCAAGCGGACGTTCGTGGACAAGGTCGATTTCATCACCTCGTTCGGCCATGGCTCCGGCCGGGGCGACCGGGAACGGCTCGGCCTGCGCGGCGCCGGGCCTACGCTGGTGGTCACCGACCTCGGCCTGATGCGGCCCGACCCGGAGACCGCCGAGCTGACGCTCACCGAACTGCACCCGGGGGTCGAGCTGGAGCAAGCGGTGGCAGCCACCGGGTGGACACTGAAGGCGGCCGCGGACCTCAAGACCACCCCCGCACCCACCGAACGCGAACTGACCCTGCTCCGCGAACTGAAGAAGGCCGGCGAATGA
- a CDS encoding L-rhamnose mutarotase, translating into MTHASAPQTVALRTRLKPGTESTYEEVHAVIPQDLDAALRRAGVRSWRIWRDGLDLFHFVEVDDFEQMRAKLAVDPADIAWQERINALLDLDRSELAHGLGLVWELPAEA; encoded by the coding sequence ATGACCCACGCCTCGGCCCCGCAGACAGTGGCCTTGCGCACCCGGCTCAAGCCCGGCACGGAGAGCACGTATGAGGAGGTGCACGCCGTCATTCCGCAGGATCTGGATGCCGCGCTGCGCCGGGCCGGCGTGCGGTCGTGGCGGATCTGGCGCGACGGGCTCGACTTGTTCCACTTCGTCGAGGTGGACGATTTCGAGCAGATGCGCGCGAAACTCGCCGTCGACCCGGCCGATATCGCCTGGCAGGAACGGATCAACGCGCTGCTCGACCTCGACCGTTCCGAACTCGCCCATGGCCTCGGCCTGGTGTGGGAACTCCCGGCGGAGGCGTGA
- a CDS encoding aldo/keto reductase, translating to MSVDLPPLGLGGAQLGNLYHAIPDEVAAASVRRAWDEGIRYFDTAPHYGLGLSERRLGAALAGHPRDEYVLSTKVGRVLEPRAAAPGERDDEGFDVPATYRRRWDFSRDGVLRSLESSLTRLGLDRIDLVYVHDPDDHFEDAVSGAFPALLELREQGVVRAIGAGMNQAPMLAEFVRRFDVDHVLMAGRYTLLNQPALDDLLPLCAERGVGVVAGGVFNGGILATEEPGAIYDYAAAPADLVEKARKIAAICARHGVSLPEAALALPRTHPAVVSVVVGAHDAEQVALNVRRAAAKIPAALWDDLADAGLLRLAASRAGSGGGQ from the coding sequence GTGAGCGTGGACCTTCCCCCGCTGGGACTCGGCGGCGCGCAGCTGGGCAATCTCTACCACGCGATACCGGACGAAGTGGCCGCGGCGAGCGTCCGGCGGGCGTGGGACGAGGGCATCCGCTACTTCGACACGGCACCGCATTACGGCCTTGGCCTGTCCGAGCGCCGGCTCGGGGCCGCGCTGGCCGGTCATCCGCGTGACGAGTACGTCCTGTCGACGAAGGTCGGACGAGTGCTGGAACCGCGCGCGGCGGCCCCCGGCGAGCGCGACGACGAGGGCTTCGACGTCCCCGCGACCTATCGCCGCCGCTGGGACTTCAGCCGCGACGGCGTGCTGCGCTCGCTTGAGTCGAGCCTGACCCGGCTCGGCCTCGACCGGATCGACCTGGTTTACGTGCACGACCCGGACGACCATTTCGAGGACGCGGTCTCGGGCGCGTTCCCGGCGCTGCTGGAACTGCGCGAGCAGGGCGTGGTGCGCGCGATCGGGGCCGGAATGAACCAGGCGCCGATGCTGGCGGAGTTCGTCCGCCGGTTCGACGTCGACCACGTGCTGATGGCGGGTCGCTACACCCTGCTGAACCAGCCTGCCCTGGACGATCTTCTGCCGCTGTGCGCCGAACGCGGAGTCGGCGTGGTGGCGGGCGGGGTCTTCAACGGCGGGATCCTTGCCACCGAAGAACCCGGCGCGATCTACGACTACGCCGCCGCACCCGCGGATCTCGTGGAGAAGGCCCGGAAGATCGCGGCAATCTGCGCTCGCCATGGGGTTTCGCTGCCCGAAGCCGCGCTGGCGCTGCCCCGCACCCATCCAGCGGTGGTTTCAGTGGTCGTCGGCGCGCACGATGCGGAGCAAGTAGCGCTCAACGTCCGCCGGGCAGCGGCGAAAATCCCGGCCGCGTTGTGGGACGACCTCGCGGACGCTGGACTGCTTCGCTTGGCTGCCAGCCGAGCGGGGTCAGGAGGCGGACAGTGA
- a CDS encoding amidohydrolase family protein produces the protein MIDSHHHLWDPTRRAYPWMSGDALAPIRRPYTVGDLRAVTTAAGVHATVLAQTVPDQAETEEFLATAAAEPLVAGVVGWVDLAAPDVADRLARLGELGPLVGIRHQVEDEPDPDWLLRPEILRGLTAVGDAGLVYDLLVGPAQLAAARQVAERLPEVRLVLDHAAKPGIAAGDWQPWADDVAALAAHDNVHCKLSGLVTEADWREWQVGHLRRYADHVFASFGPSRVMFGSDWPVCELAAAYEVVLDAAVSLTGGLSDPERLEVFEHTAKRTYRLG, from the coding sequence GTGATCGACTCGCACCACCATCTCTGGGATCCGACGCGCCGCGCCTACCCGTGGATGTCCGGCGACGCGCTGGCCCCGATCCGCCGGCCGTACACCGTCGGCGACCTCCGTGCCGTGACGACCGCGGCCGGCGTGCATGCCACCGTCCTGGCGCAGACCGTGCCGGATCAGGCGGAGACCGAGGAGTTCCTCGCCACCGCGGCGGCGGAGCCGCTCGTGGCCGGTGTGGTCGGCTGGGTCGACCTGGCCGCGCCGGACGTCGCCGACCGGCTGGCCCGGCTGGGCGAGCTGGGCCCGCTGGTCGGCATCCGGCACCAGGTCGAGGACGAGCCGGACCCGGACTGGCTGCTGCGTCCGGAAATCCTGCGCGGACTGACCGCGGTCGGCGACGCCGGACTGGTCTACGACCTCCTGGTCGGCCCGGCCCAGCTCGCCGCCGCGCGGCAAGTGGCCGAACGACTCCCGGAGGTGCGGCTGGTCCTCGACCACGCCGCGAAACCCGGCATCGCGGCCGGCGACTGGCAACCGTGGGCGGACGATGTCGCCGCGCTGGCCGCTCATGACAACGTCCACTGCAAACTGTCCGGTTTGGTGACCGAAGCCGACTGGCGCGAGTGGCAGGTCGGCCACTTGCGCCGCTACGCGGACCACGTTTTCGCGTCGTTCGGCCCGAGCCGGGTCATGTTCGGGTCGGACTGGCCGGTCTGCGAACTGGCGGCAGCCTACGAGGTCGTCCTGGACGCGGCGGTGTCGCTCACCGGCGGGCTGAGCGATCCGGAGCGGCTGGAGGTTTTCGAGCACACGGCGAAACGGACTTATCGACTGGGCTGA
- a CDS encoding CoA transferase subunit A: MARVLSLGEAVAELVHDGDTVALEGFTHLIPVAAGHEIIRQGRRGLTLVRMTPDIVYDQLIGAGCASKLIFSWGGNPGVGSLHRFRDAVQQGWPVPLEIEEHSHAGMANRYVAGASGLPFAVLRGYTGTDLPAQTDTIKPITCPFTGEQLTAVPALNPDVTIVHAQRADRAGNVQLWGIAGVQKEAVLAAKRSLVTVEEVVDELEPRPGALVLPSWAVTAVAEVPRGAAPSYAAGYYERDNAAYQAWDAIGRDRAEFAKWLDELTGVTA; the protein is encoded by the coding sequence ATGGCAAGGGTGCTGTCGCTCGGCGAGGCGGTCGCCGAGCTGGTGCACGACGGGGACACGGTCGCTCTCGAGGGCTTCACGCACCTCATCCCGGTCGCGGCCGGCCACGAGATCATCCGTCAAGGCCGACGGGGTCTCACTCTCGTGCGGATGACTCCGGACATCGTCTACGACCAGCTCATCGGCGCGGGCTGCGCGAGCAAGCTGATCTTCTCCTGGGGCGGCAACCCGGGCGTCGGCTCGCTGCACCGGTTCCGCGACGCGGTCCAGCAGGGGTGGCCGGTGCCGCTGGAGATCGAGGAGCACAGCCACGCCGGCATGGCGAACCGCTACGTGGCAGGCGCTTCCGGGCTGCCGTTCGCCGTGCTGCGCGGGTACACCGGCACCGACCTTCCCGCGCAGACGGACACGATCAAGCCGATCACCTGCCCGTTCACCGGCGAGCAGCTCACCGCGGTGCCCGCGCTGAACCCGGACGTCACGATCGTGCACGCGCAGCGGGCCGACCGGGCGGGCAACGTGCAGCTGTGGGGCATCGCGGGCGTGCAGAAGGAAGCGGTGCTCGCGGCGAAGCGGTCGCTGGTCACCGTGGAAGAGGTCGTCGACGAGCTGGAACCCCGGCCGGGAGCGCTGGTCCTGCCGTCCTGGGCGGTCACCGCGGTCGCCGAGGTTCCGCGCGGGGCGGCGCCGTCGTACGCCGCCGGGTACTACGAACGAGACAACGCGGCTTATCAGGCATGGGACGCGATCGGGCGGGATCGCGCGGAGTTCGCCAAGTGGCTGGACGAGCTGACCGGGGTGACGGCATGA
- a CDS encoding GtrA family protein, translating to MPEAASLAVAPAPGRHELGGHAAWYLAAGVVTTGLQAVLFLVFRPEFGAQWANLAALAITTVGNTEFHRRVTFAGRSSRAGKRHLQDLVTFAFYAGYGSAVLATLDAVAGQPSAQQQTVALLAASFVGGVVRFGALRWWVFARRPDADAAQDHQE from the coding sequence ATCCCGGAAGCCGCCAGCCTCGCTGTCGCACCGGCGCCCGGCCGCCACGAACTCGGCGGACACGCCGCCTGGTATCTCGCCGCCGGCGTCGTCACCACCGGGCTGCAAGCCGTCCTCTTCCTGGTTTTCCGTCCGGAGTTCGGCGCGCAATGGGCGAACCTCGCCGCACTCGCGATCACGACCGTCGGGAACACCGAATTCCACCGGCGCGTCACGTTCGCCGGGCGAAGCAGCCGGGCAGGCAAACGGCATCTGCAGGATCTCGTCACTTTCGCCTTCTACGCGGGCTACGGCTCAGCCGTTCTCGCCACCCTCGACGCTGTCGCCGGGCAGCCCTCGGCGCAGCAGCAGACTGTCGCCTTGCTCGCGGCCAGCTTCGTCGGCGGAGTAGTCCGATTCGGCGCCCTGCGGTGGTGGGTGTTCGCCCGTCGGCCGGATGCCGACGCCGCCCAAGATCACCAGGAGTAA
- a CDS encoding 2-hydroxyacid dehydrogenase produces MPKIAVTRWIPAEAAQVLAEAGDVEISPEDRPLTPEELRKFVAGSSAVVSMLHDRIDGSVAEAAGPGLKVVANVAVGYDNVDVGALAERGVVVTNTPGVLTEATADLTFGLLLSVSRRLGEGERLLRARKPWSFHLGFLRGSGLQGKTLGIVGLGQIGRAVAGRAAAFGMRVVYSGRSAKPDFDGEFVSFEELLHRSDFVSLHCPLTPQTRHLVDAAALRAMKPSAYLVNMTRGPVVDEAALADALEAGEIAGAALDVFEKEPDVQPRLLDRDDVVLTPHLGSATVETRTAMAVLAARNVVSVLAGAEPLTEAGR; encoded by the coding sequence ATGCCCAAGATCGCTGTCACCCGCTGGATCCCAGCCGAGGCCGCACAGGTTCTCGCCGAGGCAGGCGACGTCGAGATCTCCCCGGAGGACCGGCCGCTCACGCCCGAGGAACTACGGAAATTCGTGGCCGGCTCGTCCGCGGTGGTGTCGATGCTGCACGACCGGATCGACGGCTCGGTGGCGGAAGCGGCCGGGCCCGGGCTGAAGGTCGTCGCGAACGTCGCCGTGGGCTACGACAACGTGGACGTCGGCGCACTCGCCGAACGCGGCGTGGTCGTCACCAACACCCCGGGCGTGCTCACCGAAGCGACGGCGGACCTCACGTTCGGGCTGCTGCTGTCCGTTTCGCGGCGGCTCGGCGAAGGCGAACGCCTGCTGCGCGCCCGGAAGCCGTGGTCGTTCCATCTCGGATTCCTGCGCGGGTCCGGGTTGCAGGGCAAGACGCTGGGCATCGTCGGGCTCGGGCAGATCGGCCGCGCGGTGGCGGGCCGGGCCGCGGCGTTCGGGATGCGGGTCGTCTACTCGGGACGGTCCGCGAAGCCCGATTTCGACGGCGAGTTCGTGTCCTTCGAAGAGCTGCTGCACCGGTCGGACTTCGTGTCGCTGCACTGCCCGCTCACGCCGCAGACGCGACATCTCGTCGACGCGGCCGCGTTGCGGGCGATGAAGCCGAGCGCGTACCTGGTGAACATGACGCGCGGCCCGGTCGTCGACGAGGCGGCGCTGGCGGACGCACTCGAAGCCGGCGAGATCGCCGGTGCGGCGCTGGACGTGTTCGAGAAGGAACCGGATGTGCAGCCGCGGCTGCTGGATCGCGACGACGTGGTGCTGACGCCGCACCTCGGTTCGGCGACGGTGGAAACGCGGACCGCGATGGCGGTGCTGGCCGCGCGGAACGTCGTCTCGGTGCTCGCCGGCGCCGAGCCGCTGACGGAGGCGGGCCGATGA
- a CDS encoding FadR/GntR family transcriptional regulator: protein MPVTDVAIDKIKDMIISGELAPGDRLPKEAELAQRLGLSRSSLREAVKALCLIRVLDVRQGDGTYVTSLEPNLLLDAMTFVVDFHRDDTVLDFLAVRRILEPAATALAALHMSDEDIDELGAMLGELQDSPTVEALVANDLQFHRKIADGSGNPVLCSLLESLSGPTARARIWRGLTQEGAVARTREQHGAIYDAIAAREPELARSWATVHVAGVEQWLRSTLVDEESAGETPAAS from the coding sequence ATGCCCGTCACCGATGTCGCGATCGACAAGATCAAGGACATGATCATCTCGGGCGAGCTGGCTCCGGGCGACCGGCTCCCCAAGGAGGCCGAGCTGGCGCAGCGGCTGGGACTTTCCCGCAGCTCGCTGCGGGAAGCGGTGAAAGCGCTGTGCCTGATCCGGGTCCTGGACGTCCGGCAAGGAGACGGCACCTACGTCACCAGCCTCGAGCCGAACCTGCTGCTCGACGCGATGACGTTCGTCGTCGACTTCCACCGTGACGACACCGTGCTCGATTTCCTTGCGGTACGCCGGATCCTCGAGCCCGCGGCGACCGCGCTGGCGGCGCTGCACATGAGCGACGAGGACATCGACGAGCTCGGCGCGATGCTGGGCGAGCTGCAGGATTCGCCGACCGTCGAGGCACTGGTGGCCAACGACCTCCAGTTCCACCGCAAGATCGCCGACGGCTCGGGAAACCCGGTGCTGTGCTCGCTGCTCGAAAGCTTGTCCGGGCCGACCGCGCGGGCGCGAATCTGGCGCGGGCTCACTCAGGAGGGCGCGGTGGCGCGAACCCGGGAACAGCACGGTGCAATCTACGACGCGATCGCCGCCCGGGAGCCGGAACTGGCCCGTTCGTGGGCGACGGTGCACGTGGCCGGGGTGGAGCAGTGGCTGCGCAGCACGCTGGTGGACGAGGAATCGGCCGGGGAGACGCCGGCGGCTTCCTGA